A region from the Acyrthosiphon pisum isolate AL4f chromosome A1, pea_aphid_22Mar2018_4r6ur, whole genome shotgun sequence genome encodes:
- the LOC100167340 gene encoding ankyrin repeat domain-containing protein 17 isoform X5: MEQIPTTSSGGNATAAPSSAGPSFTPPTPVQPSDNNCIDKRLQSVSESEYQDDEYDEPDHQMYLSGSSGSEGELSEVADDTDTEQSIEGDPDTHRQLEALLQAAGSMLRPSANVCGLGLTKLGVPIETTTDPEVLRKLTNSVSCALDEAAAALTRMRAETKNDNKTLVEACHDGDVGAVRKLLTEGRSVHETSEEGESLLSLACSAGYYELAQVLLAMQANVEDRGIKGDCTPLMEAASSGFVEIVRLLLAHGAVVNALSSTGNTPLMYACAGGHVDTVKELLNYGANVEDHNENGHTPLMEAASAGHVPVAKILLEHGAGINTHSNEFKESALTLACYKGHLEMVRFLLAAGADQEHKTDEMHTALMEASMDGHVEVARLLLDSGAQVNMPTDSFESPLTLAACGGHVELALLLIDRGANIEEVNDEGYTPLMEAAREGHEDMVSVLLSKGANINAQTEETQETALTLACCGGFLDVADFLIKNGAILELGASTPLMEAAQEGHIDLVRYLLECGADVHAQTTSADTALTYACENGHTDVADLLLQFGANLEHESEGGRTPLMKACRAGHLCTVQFLISKAADINRVTANNDHTPLSLSCAGGHLSVVELLLAHSADPFHKLKDNSTMVIEAAKGGHTNVVKLLLDYPHSVMLTPPVSPVPTTPAEDVPVVDDSALSEVQVMSKAHAIAGRIVESYGPNAKHNANSCIQKAMIRKAQLNTPNNSFSDVQFKIQLPKENNVKANTPTSKPLINTAAIEQQLFKRQQIAEDLKRVEQELKENGSLSMVTLMTTPPPLSASSPGVLDSSTSSNGSIAESSASNTSVGSNKVGEGSKNNPSQPVTASSDVVQTTAISDRPKIKAKFKKKPAQPLAGMTSLNEATQATLDANYARGVMAGVAAMKPQFKAEFIERHSGDGCDKELAARMIKFCEEQTAKREANDGGHANLKELMISSLMSEHLLKVRKDLQIPDNMVKNLLPLSGALHDSLPHGTTGLLPLPGDLNSRIDFKALNCIDAELLENLVRESPLTLEDISNLPNIDERLQKEIQNHRCNINSSDSGLSSTFSSQSFKNYVQNQTSIDFRIKNLSSMDIANFAGAVSQLSLDETTAQQPTTATIPTLINCVPTQVAAATQTPSESVSSNKRSATTTSTTTAMTTTTNKGKKARYQVRPQPPSSAPQSGSNNTPASNSVAQSDVASSRFSTTTGESYGSDADISYGINVDSQTESNHDTALTVACAGGHEELVKLLLVRGANIEHRDKKGFTPLILAATGGFDKIVEILLSNVANMEAQSERTKDTPLSLACSGGRYEVCDLLLQRGANKEHRNVSDYTPLSLAASGGYVNIIKLLLSNGAEINSRTGSKLGISPLMLAAMNGHTAAVKLLLDMGSDINAQIETNRNTALTLACFQGRHEVVSLLLDRKANVEHRAKTGLTPLMEAASGGYVEVGRVLIDKGADVNANPVPSSRDTALTIAADKGHVRFVELLLEKNAYVEVKNKKGNSPLWLAANGGHLGVIELLYKVGANIDSQDNRKVTCLMAAFRKGHVKVVRWMVNHVSQFPSDQEMTRFLTTLSDKESIDKCHDCMIAIRISKDQQAARANKNASILLEELDMEKTKEELKKASAARRKMKKKKKKQAKSGKKLEEETEEKNDEQEIEEEEEEEDEEEEVPVIVLVEMKKKVDLKKKGKVTVLSNVVSADVEEGDSGIDANSQGSCSSTDAKNAAAAAAAARVVAQPQIASSNKKDKKKKGKEVTVEVKPTSSTTNSKLTTNSAATQTNAAKVNSSQTKSNKEKKNQVSSTQSKIVTSAAPPIKTEIIPPIVTKNAQLKTKVQQPNNNVTNTTRKESVKVNNYKGNNKVVNNMVFESTQNPAAREDFEATGSENFLVKHKKQHPTEEYIHVGAKTSNVSPVKQTRGREEGWKEVVRTRYLASPYRSKKVSVPLNAISRVIGRGGSNINAIRASTGALIEVDNQSKGQGERIITIKGSTDVTKQAHDLIAMLIKDPEVNIMSVIAKNPKVTSAWDKSVNNAKAKTAAAAALPQKPVVPQPITVVAASKLMTAPSIVASMTIKPTITVNGPRPTVAAVAAGEKKITTSTVKPTMSYTNAIISSSDSISKPSQQPQPPAPSKVVQSVSVTPSTTAIVTVSVTPITTGSVSASALTVVTKSTNALPLAQPKPQQESSSVTTHHPVAIVSPMVSSAPLPPQPQIKPQVVDASEYSLFDSFSKISVQTMWGRDGECGGQKPSVTFSGGNHIPAVTPSIGTIGQPKKYLETDTPMADASKAPGYRGAGLSSPISSKTGGGNTGSTNGSRTTTPPMSSPVTQYNNNTGIQPTVQQPQPEPYHTQSQHQYISDQTHQSAQINVERSRLNPRAPDFATIKSNQNMVQPQQVYNNQVPQNFLQPPMVPNVMPFQQKFHQQLPNLRVAPNNPNRWTHFINQPPPPFGRPALHPVNGNAEMFAGMEATPSPPNMSPNLDERKAPPKPIGTERAWKQNLIGENPHQQQHANWSDMKMHWAHHDLFRTPPPPPVNFPLGPRPMMDEHNLFDTYQSTEHLTSANMNHHMMQTMPLFAANGHLEQQSHHLLASNHHGPGQMAFDPKLEWDQSRSQQQQAQQQSQQQAPMNTPFPFIF, from the exons GACACTAGTCGAAGCATGTCATGATGGGGACGTTGGAGCTGTTCGTAAACTGTTAACAGAAGGTCGATCGGTTCACGAGACATCTGAAGAGGGAGAAAGTTTGTTGTCCCTTGCTTGTTCAGCAGGTTATTATGAATTAGCTCag gtctTATTGGCAATGCAAGCCAATGTCGAAGATAGGGGTATTAAAGGAGATTGTACACCACTTATGGAAGCTGCGTCTTCTGGATTTGTGGAGATTGTTAGGCTATTACTTGCTCATGGAGCTGTTGTAAACGCTTTATCATCCACAG gAAATACACCATTAATGTATGCATGTGCTGGAGGCCATGTTGATACTGTAAAAGAACTTTTAAATTATGGAGCTAATGTTGAAGATCATAATGAAAATGGACATACACCCCTCATGGAAGCCGCAAGTGCTGGGCATGTTCCAGTAGCAAAA aTTCTACTCGAACACGGAGCTGGTATTAATACTCATTCCAATGAATTTAAGGAAAGTGCATTAACATTAGCATGTTACAAAGGCCATCTAGAAATGGTTCGTTTTTTGTTAGCTGCTGGAGCTGATCAA GAACATAAAACAGATGAAATGCACACTGCTTTAATGGAGGCATCGATGGATGGTCATGTAGAGGTTGCGAGACTTTTATTAGATTCTGGTGCTCAAGTTAATATGCCAACTGATAGTTTTGAGTCGCCTCTCACCTTAGCTGCATGCGGTGGCCACGTTGAGCTTGCATTATTGTTGATTGACCGTGGGGCGAATATTGAAGAAGTTAATGATGAAGGCTATACTCCTCTCATGGAAGCTGCTCGAGAAGGTCATGAAGATATGGTGTCCGTTTTGTTGAGTAAag GAGCAAATATTAATGCACAGACTGAAGAGACTCAAGAGACTGCTCTGACCTTAGCATGTTGTGGTGGATTTTTGGATGTTGCTGATTTCCTAATAAAAAATGGTGCAATTTTGGAGCTTGGTGCATCAACACCTCTTATGGAAGCAGCTCAAGAAGGACATATAGACCTGGTTCGATACCTTTTAGAATGTGGTGCAGATGTTCATGCTCAAACTACATCAGCTGATACAGCTCTGACCTATGCTTGTGAAAATGGCCATACAGATGTTGCTGATTTGTTACTTCAGTTTGGTGCTAATCTT gAACACGAATCTGAAGGTGGTCGTACACCTTTAATGAAAGCATGTAGGGCTGGCCACTTATGTACTGTTCAATTTCTAATATCCAAAGCTGCTGATATAAATAGAGTCACTGCCAATAATGACCATACACCTTTGTCACTTTCCTGTGCTGGAGGTCACCTTTCAGTTGTTGAACTACTGCTCGCTCATTCAGCTGATCCTTTTCATAAACTAAAAGACAACTCAACCATGGTTATAGAAGCAGCAAAAGGTGGTCATACGAATGTCGTTAAACTGTTATTAGATTATCCGCATTCAGTTATGTTAACACCTCCTGTATCACCTGTACCTACCACTCCTGCTGAAGATGTGCCAGTTGTTGATGATTCTGCATTATCTGAAGTGCAGGTTATGTCTAAGGCTCATGCAATTGCTGGTAGAATAGTAGAAAGTTATGGGCCTAATGCCAAACATAATGCAAATTCTTGCATACAAAAAGCTATGATAAGGAAAGCACAACTTAACACACCCAATAATTCGTTTAGTGATGTTCAG tttaaaattcaattaccCAAAGAAAACAATGTTAAAGCTAATACTCCTACTTCCAAACCACTTATTAATACAGCTGCAATCGagcaacaattatttaaaaggcAACAGATTGCTGAAGATCTTAAA agaGTCGAACAAGAGTTAAAAGAAAATGGAAGTCTTTCAATGGTTACATTGATGACAACACCTCCGCCGTTATCAGCATCATCACCAGGTGTCTTAGATTCCAGCACTTCATCTAATGGTTCAATTGCTg AATCATCAGCAAGTAACACATCTGTGGGTTCAAATAAAGTAGGAGAAGGATCAAAAAATAATCCTAGCCAACCTGTGACTGCTAGTTCTGATGTAGTTCAAACAACTGCGATTAGTGATAGACCTAAAATCAAAgccaaatttaaaaagaaaccaGCTCAGCCTCTAGCAGGAATGACGAGTCTTAATGAAGCAACTCAAGCGACATTAGATGCCAATTATGCTAGAGGCGTAATGGCAGGAGTTGCAGCCATGAAACCACAATTTAAAGCTGAA tttattgaaAGACATTCGGGTGATGGCTGTGATAAAGAATTAGCAGCTCGTATGATCAAATTTTGTGAAGAGCAAACTGCTAAACGAGAAGCAAATGATGGTGGACATGCCAACCTTAAAGAATTAATGATAAGTTCTCTAATGAGTGAACACCTATTAAAAGTTCGTAAAGACCTACAAATTCCAGATAATATGGTGAAGAATTTATTGCCACTGTCTGGAGCCTTACATGACAGTTTACCACATGGTACAACTGGTTTGTTGCCATTACCTGGTGATCTTAATTCACGAATTGACTTTAAagctttaaattgtattgatgcAGAACTTCTAGAAAATTTAGTTAGGGAATCCCCGCTCACACTTGAAGATATATCAAAct taccaAATATAGATGAACGACTTCAAAAAGAAATTCAAAACCACCGTTGCAATATCAATTCTTCTGATTCTGGATTAAGCAGTACTTTTTCTTCTCAATCgttcaaa aattatgttcaaaatcaaacatctattgattttagaattaaaaatttatcatCAATGGATATAGCTAATTTTGCAGGTGCAGTGTCCCAGCTTAGTTTGG atgAAACGACAGCACAACAACCTACTACTGCAACAATACCTACATTGATCAACTGTGTTCCTACGCAAGTGGCTGCCGCTACTCAAACACCATCAGAGTCAGTGTCATCAAATAAGCGTTCAGCGACAACTACATCAACAACTACTGCTATGACAACTACTACAAATAAAGGTAAAAAGGCGCGCTATCAAGTTCGGCCCCAGCCACCAAGTTCAGCCCCCCAATCTGGATCAAATAACACCCCAGCATCAAATTCTGTTGCCCAATCGGATGTCGCTAGCTCCA GATTCTCCACGACTACTGGAGAGTCATATGGCAGTGATGCTGACATATCATATGGCATCAATGTAGATTCACAAACAGAGAGCAACCATGATACAGCTCTAACAGTTGCATGTGCTGGTGGACATGAAGAGTTAGTTAAACTTTTATTAGTCCGAGGTGCAAATATTGAACATAGAGATAAGAAAGGATTTACACCATTAATATTAGCAGCTACAGGaggttttgataaaattgttgaaattcTCCTGAGTAATGTAGCTAATATGGAAGCACAGTCTGAACGAACAAAAGATACACCTCTTTCTTTAGCGTGTTCTGGTGGCCGTTATGAG GTTTGTGATCTATTGCTTCAAAGAGGAGCAAACAAAGAGCATAGAAATGTTTCAGATTATACCCCATTGAGTTTAGCAGCTTCTGGTGGTTATgtgaacattattaaattattattgagtaaCGGAGCAGAAATAAATTCTCGAACTGGTTCCAAGTTGGGAATTTCTCCTTTAATGTTAGCTGCTATGAATGGACATACAG ctGCTGTCAAGTTACTATTAGATATGGGCAGTGATATAAATGCTCAGATTGAAACAAACCGTAATACTGCGCTCACATTAGCGTGTTTCCAAGGCAGACATGAAGTAGTCTCATTATTATTAGACCGAAAAGCTAATGTTGAACATAGAGCTAAA ACTGGATTAACACCTTTGATGGAAGCAGCTAGTGGAGGCTATGTTGAAGTTGGTAGAGTATTAATTGATAAAGGAGCTGATGTTAATGCTAATCCAGTGCCATCTTCTCGCGATACTGCTCTCACAATAGCAGCAGACAAGGGTCATGTACGATTTGTAGAACTACTACTAGAAAA AAATGCATATGtggaagtaaaaaataaaaaaggaaattcTCCTTTATGGTTAGCTGCTAATGGTGGTCATTTAGGTGTAATTGAATTACTCTACAAAGTTGGTGCTAATATAGATTCCCAAGATAATAGAAAAGTTACCTGTTTAATGGCTGCATTTCGAAAAGGCCATGTCAAAGTAGTGAGGTGGATGGTAAACCATGTATCACAGTTTCCAAGTGATCAAGAAATGACACGATTCCTTACTACATTAAGTGATAAA GAGTCTATTGATAAATGCCATGATTGTATGATTGCTATTCGGATATCAAAAGACCAGCAAGCAGCTAGAGCCAACAAAAATGCTTCTATATTGCTTGAAGAACTTGATATGGAAAAGACTAAAGAAGAATTAAAAAAGGCTTCTGCCGCTCGtcgaaaaatgaaaaagaaaaagaaaaaacaagcCAAAAGTGGTAAGAAATTGGAGGAAGAAACAGAAGAAAAGAATGATGAACAAGAAattgaagaagaagaagaagaagaagatgaagaagaagaagtccccgttatag tattggttgaaatgaagaaaaaagttgatttaaaaaagaaaGGCAAAGTTACTGTACTTAGTAATGTGGTGTCAGCAGATGTTGAAGAGGGTGATAGTGGAATTGATGCCAACAGCCAAGGGAGTTGTAGTAGTACAGATGCTAAAaatgctgctgctgctgctgctgctgctcgAGTAGTAGCCCAACCTCAAATTGCATCTTccaataaaaaagataaaaagaaaaaagggAAAGAAGTGACAGTAGAAGTCAAACCCACTTCATCTactacaaattcaaaattaactactAATTCAGCTGCTACTCAAACAAATGCAGCCAAAGTAAATTCGTCTCAAACTAAATCAAATAAG gagaaGAAAAATCAAGTCAGTTCAACTCAGAGTAAAATTGTTACTAGTGCAGCACCACCCATCAAAACTGAGATTATACCCCCAATAGTAACTAAAAACGCACAACTAAAAACAAAAGTTCAACAGCCAAATAACAATGTTACAAATACCACTCGTAAAGAATCTGTTAAAGTGAATAATTACAAAGGAAACAACAAAGTTgtcaataatatggtttttgaaTCAACACAGAATCCAGCTGCTCGTGAAGATTTTGAAGCTACAGGAAGTGAAAACTTTCTTGTTAAGCATAAAAAACAACATCC AACTGAAGAATATATTCATGTTGGTGCTAAAACTTCTAATGTTAGTCCTGTGAAGCAAACTCGTGGACGTGAAGAAGGATGGAAAGAAGTTGTTCGAACTCGGTACCTTGCCTCTCCTTACAGAAGTAAAAAAGTATCTGTGCCATTAAATGCTATTAGCCGTGTAATTGGACGTGGTGGGAGTAATATAAATGCCATAAGAGCTTCAACTGGAGCATTAATTGAGGTGGATAATCAAAGTAAAGGACAAGGAGAaagaataattactataaa agGATCAACAGATGTCACTAAACAAGCTCATGATTTAATTGCTATGCTAATTAAAGATCCAGAAGTGAATATTATGAGTGTTATTGCAAAAAATCCTAAAGTTACTAGTGCTTGGGATAAATCTGTG aataacgCTAAAGCCAAAACTGCAGCAGCCGCCGCATTGCCACAAAAACCTGTTGTTCCTCAACCAATTACAGTTGTAGCTGCTTCTAAACTAATGACTGCGCCAT cgatTGTTGCTTCTATGACCATAAAACCTACAATTACTGTCAATGGACCTCGACCTACCGTTGCCGCTGTAGCTGCag gtGAAAAGAAGATTACAACAAGCACTGTCAAACCAACAATGTCTTATACAAATGCCATAATATCCTCTTCAGATTCAATATCTAAACCTTCACAACAACCTCAACCACCGGCTCCTTCTAAAGTTGTCCAATCCGTTTCTGTAACTCCATCAACTACTGCTATTGTTACTGTATCTGTAACACCTATTACAACAGGAAGTGTATCAGCTTCTGCATTAACTGTTGTGACCAAATCTACTAATGCGTTACCTCTCGCTCAACCTAAACCACAACAAGAATCATCATCTGTTACTACTCATCATCCTGTTGCTATTGTGTCACCAATGGTGAGCAGTGCTCCATTACCACCTCAACCACAAATCAAACCTCAAGTCGTGGATGCTTCAGAGTATTCATTATTTGATTCATTTtctaaa ATATCTGTTCAAACAATGTGGGGTAGAGATGGGGAATGTGGAGGACAAAAACCAAGTGTTACATTTAGCGGGGGTAATCATATTCCAGCTGTTACCCCATCGATCGGAACAATTGGTcaacctaaaaaatatttagaaacagACACACCAATGGCTGACGCATCAAAAGCACCAGGTTATCGAGGAGCTGGCTTATCATCTCCAATTTCTTCCAAAACTGGAGGTGGAAATACTGGAAGTACAAACGGTAGTCGTACCACAACACCTCCTATGAGTTCACCTGTCAcacaatacaacaataatacagGCATCCAACCTACCGTTCAACAACCTCAACCAGAACCTTACCATACACAATCTCAACATCAATACATCTCTGATCAAACTCATCAGTCAGCACAAATAAATGTTGAACGTTCAAGATTAAACCCACGAGCACCAGACTTCGCTACTATTAAATCTAACCAAAATATGGTTCAACCTCAACAAGTCTACAATAATCAAGTACCACAAAATTTCCTTCAACCTCCTATGGTACCCAATGTTATGCCATTTCAACAAAAGTTTCATCAACAATTACCAAATTTAAGAGTTGCACCCAACAATCCTAATCGTTGGACTCATTTTATTAATCAACCTCCTCCTCCGTTTGGACGACCTGCCTTACATCCAGTTAATGGCAATGCAGAAATGTTTGCGGGAATGGAAGCAACTCCTAGCCCACCAAATATGTCACCTAATCTTGATGAACGAAAAGCTCCTCCCAAACCAATTGGTACAGAAAGAGCATGGAAGCAAAATCTAATAGGAGAAAATCCTCATCAGCAACAACACGCAAATTGGTCAGACATGAAAATGCATTGGGCTCATCACGACCTTTTCCGTACCCCTCCTCCACCTCCTGTTAATTTTCCACTTGGACCTAGACCTATGATGGAcgaacataatttatttgatacctaccag TCCACTGAACATCTAACGAGTGCTAATATGAATCACCATATGATGCAAACAATGCCATTGTTTGCGGCAAATGGTCACTTAGAACAACAATCCCATCACCTTTTAGCATCAAATCATCATGGTCCTGGACAAATGGCATTTGACCCAAAATTAGAATGGGACCAATCTAGAAGTCAACAACAGCAAGCCCAACAACAGTCTCAGCAGCAAGCTCCTATGAACACACCATTTccgttcattttttaa